A genomic window from Cloacibacillus evryensis DSM 19522 includes:
- a CDS encoding diguanylate cyclase domain-containing protein, which produces MEKAIARAATLNLVDYAEYSSAEINQRISNMFSSLNGAADMIAREENIQNPQIMMMLRRNAEHMPYDRIAVALPSGRSLSSDFHYNNVKDREYFRKALSGIPNISDVLISNHTGGDVIAFAVPVKGYHGVRGVLYASFDRENFSAIFFSPLFGGKGYSYVVDQNGVILLAPTGREEAVFRDTSSIFKETDRIGTKYETLRRSMEKDMEAHKSNVSRYDAGGETLYINYAPLGVNGWYLISVIPGSALLDRFGDFADITFLFVVVIFTLLSIVWAATYFILRSQIRETDETRESLEALTANIPGGVSCCLDDSDVTMTEISDGYLDLLECAREDFHRHYHDSFLETVHPDDRERVRLEMAEQSQSAKRLSLEYRVITAKGGVKWVLDRGRSVKGRDGGCRYYCVVIDNTEAKANADELALSEERYRVVTENADECLFDWNVDDDSVYFSPAYKKRFGGLRIHEAIHREDAGAYEDFIDDVLTGQEGLHETELRITDRGGDYIWCRVQGTPIVNSSGCVARVVGLIKDVNEQVREREALMIQAQTDSLTGLYDKGTTHSMISDFLSASPPDKMHAVFVCDIDNFKMINDTFGHLYGDTVLGDMADNLRSIFRSSDVVGRIGGDEFMILMKNVPSLALIHSKALEIRAAFTLKYEKFSSSGSIGIAIFPQDGTDFDALYQGADMALYNAKQNGKDCYMLCRDAENRGGALEKAKLCNVRTLPDQPQGQKSYSENIAEYVFKILYTVNNFDEAVNLALSVACRYLNMSRGYIFEYDVSRTKLGCTFEYCQSGVEPVIGRYPMRPAEDNALLLSHFQESDVYFLSSLDNLEDAAYREHLREEGVINMLQCAFKEGGVLCGALGFDDCRHEGRKMTTAEIETLSLLAGIIGGYIQKERSRNTLAVNFRIQEVVLNSLRQWVFVVNQSWELIYFNDELKRCFPGAGFGKNCFAALHGREIACEDCPLEEMRKTGGSTSTMKRRFTAGFSATVSASVIRNGGGEDIYTFCASDIQKTA; this is translated from the coding sequence ATGGAAAAAGCCATCGCGAGAGCGGCGACCCTTAACCTAGTCGACTACGCGGAATACTCCTCCGCGGAAATAAACCAGCGCATCTCAAATATGTTTTCTTCCCTCAACGGCGCGGCGGACATGATCGCGCGGGAAGAGAATATCCAGAACCCGCAGATCATGATGATGCTGCGAAGAAACGCGGAACATATGCCCTATGACCGTATCGCGGTCGCCCTGCCGAGCGGCCGCTCGCTTTCAAGCGACTTTCATTATAACAATGTCAAAGACCGCGAATACTTCCGCAAAGCTCTTAGCGGCATTCCAAATATCTCCGATGTTTTGATCTCAAACCACACCGGCGGCGACGTGATAGCCTTTGCCGTGCCGGTAAAAGGCTATCACGGTGTGCGCGGCGTCCTCTACGCGAGCTTCGACCGCGAAAACTTTTCCGCGATATTCTTCTCGCCGCTCTTTGGCGGGAAGGGGTATTCATACGTCGTCGACCAAAATGGGGTCATCCTCCTGGCGCCGACGGGACGCGAAGAGGCTGTCTTCCGCGACACCTCCAGCATCTTCAAAGAGACGGACCGGATCGGCACTAAATACGAGACGCTGCGCCGTTCAATGGAAAAGGACATGGAGGCGCACAAAAGCAACGTCTCCCGCTACGACGCCGGCGGAGAGACGCTTTATATCAACTACGCCCCGCTCGGCGTGAACGGCTGGTATCTGATCTCAGTCATCCCCGGCTCCGCGCTGCTTGACCGTTTTGGAGACTTTGCAGATATAACATTTTTATTCGTGGTCGTGATCTTCACGCTCTTATCGATAGTCTGGGCCGCCACCTATTTCATTCTGCGCAGCCAGATACGAGAGACGGACGAGACGCGGGAGTCGCTGGAGGCGCTCACCGCCAACATACCGGGCGGCGTCTCCTGCTGCCTGGACGACAGTGACGTTACGATGACGGAGATAAGCGACGGTTATCTCGATCTGCTTGAATGTGCGCGCGAAGATTTTCACCGTCATTACCACGACAGCTTCCTGGAAACGGTCCACCCCGATGACCGCGAACGGGTCCGGCTCGAGATGGCCGAACAGTCGCAGTCCGCAAAAAGGCTCTCGCTTGAATACCGCGTCATCACGGCCAAGGGCGGCGTAAAATGGGTGCTGGACAGAGGCCGCAGCGTCAAAGGACGCGACGGCGGCTGCCGTTATTACTGCGTCGTCATCGACAACACGGAAGCCAAGGCGAACGCCGACGAGCTCGCGCTCTCCGAGGAGCGTTACCGCGTCGTCACGGAGAACGCCGACGAATGCCTCTTCGACTGGAATGTCGACGACGATTCCGTCTACTTCTCCCCCGCCTACAAAAAACGTTTCGGCGGGCTCCGCATACATGAGGCGATACATCGTGAGGACGCCGGCGCCTACGAGGACTTCATCGACGACGTCCTCACGGGGCAGGAGGGACTGCACGAGACAGAACTCCGCATAACCGACCGCGGCGGCGATTATATCTGGTGCCGGGTACAGGGTACGCCCATCGTCAATTCCAGCGGCTGCGTGGCGCGCGTCGTCGGGCTGATAAAGGACGTCAACGAACAGGTCCGGGAGCGCGAGGCCCTTATGATACAGGCCCAGACGGACAGCCTGACGGGGTTATACGACAAGGGGACGACCCATTCCATGATCTCCGACTTTCTCTCCGCCTCCCCGCCGGACAAGATGCACGCCGTTTTCGTCTGCGACATCGATAATTTCAAAATGATAAACGACACATTCGGCCACCTTTACGGCGATACCGTCCTCGGAGACATGGCCGACAATCTGCGCTCGATATTCCGCAGCTCGGACGTCGTGGGACGCATCGGCGGCGACGAATTTATGATACTGATGAAGAATGTCCCCTCGCTCGCGCTGATCCACAGCAAAGCGCTGGAGATACGCGCCGCCTTTACGCTGAAATATGAGAAGTTCTCATCCTCCGGCAGCATTGGGATCGCGATATTCCCGCAGGATGGCACAGACTTCGACGCGCTCTATCAGGGGGCGGACATGGCCCTCTATAACGCCAAGCAGAACGGAAAGGATTGCTACATGCTCTGCCGGGACGCCGAGAACCGCGGCGGCGCGCTCGAGAAGGCGAAGCTATGCAATGTGAGGACGCTGCCGGACCAGCCGCAGGGACAGAAATCATACAGCGAGAACATCGCTGAATATGTATTCAAGATACTTTACACGGTGAATAATTTCGACGAGGCCGTAAACCTCGCGCTCTCCGTAGCCTGCCGCTATCTCAATATGAGCCGCGGCTACATATTCGAATACGATGTGAGCCGCACGAAGCTGGGCTGTACCTTCGAATATTGCCAGAGCGGCGTCGAACCGGTGATAGGACGCTATCCGATGCGCCCGGCAGAGGATAACGCGCTATTGCTCAGCCACTTTCAGGAGTCCGACGTCTACTTCCTCAGCTCGCTCGACAATCTGGAGGACGCCGCATATCGCGAACACCTACGGGAAGAGGGCGTCATCAACATGCTGCAATGCGCCTTCAAAGAGGGCGGCGTCCTGTGCGGGGCGCTGGGGTTTGACGACTGCCGGCATGAGGGACGCAAAATGACGACGGCGGAAATAGAGACGCTGAGCCTGCTGGCCGGCATCATCGGCGGCTATATACAGAAAGAACGCTCGCGGAATACGCTTGCCGTCAATTTCAGAATACAGGAGGTCGTCCTCAACAGCCTGCGGCAATGGGTATTCGTCGTAAACCAGAGCTGGGAGCTCATCTACTTCAACGATGAATTGAAGCGCTGTTTTCCCGGCGCCGGGTTCGGCAAAAACTGCTTCGCCGCGCTGCATGGAAGAGAGATCGCCTGCGAAGACTGCCCTCTGGAAGAGATGCGGAAGACGGGCGGCAGTACCAGCACCATGAAACGCCGGTTCACGGCTGGATTTTCAGCCACCGTCAGCGCCTCGGTGATCAGGAACGGCGGCGGGGAGGATATTTACACCTTCTGCGCCTCCGACATACAAAAAACGGCTTAG
- a CDS encoding FAD binding domain-containing protein produces MRIELTVNGKLRHAEVPPMKLLIAVLREELGLGGTKEGCGEGECGACSVIMNGRLTNACLVPAVQASGSEILTIEGLGGSEDMDILQRAFVIEGGVQCGFCTPGMILAARALLEENPDPSEDEIKEALSGNICRCTGYERIYNAVRRAVAEGYCETFRKRENLCSGQLPQPTRGGDEDCLLPETLKEALALLAENPEAVILAGTTDIVPDIKNGKFSAPRLLDVSRLKEIRGIYKAGGDIHIGACATNGDVVRSSIIKKYLPALWEASHRSGAPAVQNRATVAGNIATASGAADLPTILLPLEARVVLESVRGARELPLARFIAGYRRTERRPDELITEVVVSVPSPGTYQRFFKRGSRKALTLSRISLGFCLEAEGDLIKSFRAGAGSMSPVPIRLPKTEAALEGGMLGEELIEKGCAAISEELTPRKSAAWRKKMAANLLRSFLLEVQAAEARRVRLPDDIPGEERSGPRRLKG; encoded by the coding sequence ATGAGGATAGAGCTCACAGTAAACGGAAAACTGCGCCACGCCGAAGTGCCTCCGATGAAGCTCCTGATCGCGGTGCTGCGCGAGGAGCTCGGGCTTGGCGGGACAAAGGAGGGCTGCGGCGAGGGAGAGTGCGGAGCCTGTTCCGTCATCATGAACGGCCGGCTCACGAACGCCTGCCTCGTTCCCGCCGTTCAGGCTTCAGGCAGTGAGATATTGACGATAGAGGGGCTCGGAGGTTCGGAGGATATGGATATCCTGCAGAGGGCCTTCGTTATCGAGGGCGGGGTCCAGTGCGGCTTCTGCACGCCGGGGATGATCCTTGCCGCGAGGGCGCTGCTCGAAGAGAATCCCGACCCTTCGGAGGATGAGATAAAAGAGGCCCTCTCCGGCAACATCTGCCGCTGCACGGGCTACGAGCGCATCTATAACGCGGTGCGCCGCGCGGTCGCCGAGGGGTACTGCGAAACGTTCCGGAAGCGTGAAAACCTCTGCTCCGGGCAGCTGCCGCAGCCGACCCGCGGCGGGGATGAGGACTGTCTGCTTCCCGAGACGCTGAAAGAGGCTCTCGCGCTTCTCGCGGAGAATCCCGAAGCGGTGATCCTCGCGGGGACGACAGACATCGTTCCCGATATCAAGAACGGCAAATTCAGCGCCCCGAGGCTGTTGGACGTCAGCCGCCTCAAGGAGATAAGGGGCATATACAAAGCGGGCGGAGATATACATATCGGCGCCTGCGCGACGAATGGCGATGTCGTCCGCAGCTCTATCATAAAAAAGTACCTCCCCGCGCTGTGGGAGGCTTCGCACAGGAGCGGGGCGCCCGCGGTGCAGAACCGCGCCACCGTCGCCGGAAACATCGCCACCGCCTCCGGGGCCGCGGACCTGCCGACGATCCTTCTGCCGCTGGAGGCGCGCGTCGTTTTGGAAAGCGTGCGCGGAGCGCGGGAGCTGCCGCTCGCGCGCTTTATCGCCGGTTACCGCCGGACGGAGCGCCGCCCGGACGAACTTATCACGGAGGTCGTCGTCTCCGTGCCGTCGCCGGGGACCTATCAGAGGTTTTTTAAGCGCGGATCGCGCAAGGCGCTGACCCTTTCGCGCATCTCTCTCGGCTTCTGCCTGGAGGCCGAAGGGGATCTGATAAAATCCTTCCGCGCCGGCGCGGGCAGCATGAGCCCGGTACCGATACGCCTGCCGAAGACGGAGGCCGCCCTCGAGGGCGGAATGCTTGGCGAAGAGCTCATAGAAAAGGGCTGCGCGGCGATATCGGAGGAGCTTACGCCGCGAAAGAGCGCGGCCTGGAGGAAAAAAATGGCCGCTAACCTGCTGCGCAGCTTTCTGCTGGAGGTCCAGGCGGCGGAGGCTCGGAGGGTGCGGCTGCCGGACGATATCCCCGGGGAGGAGAGAAGCGGCCCCAGACGTTTAAAGGGCTAA
- a CDS encoding xanthine dehydrogenase family protein molybdopterin-binding subunit, with the protein MSEEFRIIGKSLPRFDGPVKVAGEVKFLEDIDIPGCWIGGVIRSEVPRGVLKGIKTLPAFEGTGAVLVTAEDIPGENYVAIVRKDYPALAAPEVNYATQAVALVAAPDRESLKRAMDAVKVEIDPLPPVFTIEESEARKELIWGEDNCVDRYYTERGDLRKGFEEADAVVEGEWETGLQEQMYLETQGMAAWRSAEGVELLGSLQCPFYVVNAVAAALGLPHERVTVRQSATGGAFGGKEDYPSILGVYAALLAWKSGKKVKIVYDRSEDLLVSPKRHPSKSRYRMGFTKDGKITALDAEIKLDAGAYTTLSRVVLQRTHLHAAGCYYVPNVRVRSAAWATNTPPNGAFRGFGAPQAIFAIERTMDLAAERLGMDPLDIRLVNTIKTGDRFPYGQVLREGNNAEAVLLKAAELSDYRRRREILSQRREGRFRRGIGISLGLHGGGFTGSGEANMGTTAKMTFDGDKFRIYTSSTEMGQGASTVLPMVAAEALGVEIDDVIYVEPDTRCTPNTGPTVASRTTMYAGKAVQDACGNLKMSIEDGGAPLSGTALIAAAREYLAKNGRAEALGYNIFNDGQSWDEEKFSGDAYHGYAWIANAVEIELDMDTYEATPLSAAVAAEVGRAINPMQAKAQLTGGVLQAFGWAHIEDLGVDAKGRYTAAHMNAYLVPTTLDTPEWKVALLEDPCPAGCYGAKGLGELPCDAGAAAFAAAIDHAAQIFSHRVPMTGERIFEAIEKRDNGGE; encoded by the coding sequence GTGAGCGAAGAGTTCAGGATCATTGGAAAATCGCTGCCGCGCTTTGACGGTCCCGTCAAGGTCGCGGGAGAGGTCAAGTTTCTTGAGGACATAGATATTCCCGGCTGCTGGATAGGCGGCGTTATCCGCTCGGAGGTGCCGCGCGGTGTGCTGAAGGGAATAAAAACACTTCCCGCCTTTGAGGGGACGGGGGCGGTGCTGGTCACGGCGGAGGATATTCCCGGCGAGAATTATGTCGCGATAGTGCGCAAGGACTATCCGGCGCTTGCCGCGCCTGAGGTCAATTACGCGACGCAGGCGGTGGCGCTCGTCGCCGCGCCAGACCGCGAGAGCCTCAAACGGGCGATGGACGCCGTCAAGGTCGAGATAGATCCGCTGCCGCCGGTCTTTACGATAGAGGAGTCGGAGGCCCGTAAAGAGCTGATCTGGGGCGAGGACAATTGTGTAGACCGTTATTACACCGAGCGCGGCGACCTGCGAAAAGGCTTTGAAGAGGCCGACGCGGTGGTCGAGGGTGAATGGGAGACGGGGCTGCAGGAACAGATGTATCTTGAGACGCAGGGCATGGCGGCCTGGCGTTCCGCGGAGGGCGTCGAGCTTCTCGGTTCGCTCCAGTGTCCCTTCTATGTGGTGAACGCCGTCGCGGCGGCTCTCGGGCTGCCGCATGAGAGGGTCACGGTCCGCCAGAGCGCGACCGGCGGCGCTTTCGGCGGCAAAGAGGATTATCCATCGATACTCGGCGTCTACGCGGCGCTGCTCGCCTGGAAGTCCGGGAAAAAGGTGAAGATCGTTTACGACCGTTCGGAGGACCTGCTCGTCTCACCGAAGCGGCATCCCTCCAAAAGCCGTTACCGTATGGGGTTCACAAAGGACGGTAAGATAACGGCGCTCGACGCGGAGATAAAGCTTGACGCGGGGGCCTACACCACGCTCTCGCGCGTCGTCCTTCAGCGCACGCACCTGCACGCCGCTGGCTGCTACTATGTGCCTAATGTCCGCGTCAGAAGCGCCGCCTGGGCGACGAACACCCCGCCCAACGGAGCTTTCCGCGGCTTCGGCGCGCCGCAGGCGATCTTCGCGATCGAACGCACGATGGACCTCGCCGCCGAGCGGCTGGGGATGGACCCGCTCGATATCCGCCTCGTCAACACGATAAAGACCGGCGACCGCTTTCCCTACGGGCAGGTGCTGCGCGAGGGCAATAACGCGGAGGCCGTGCTCTTAAAGGCGGCGGAGCTTTCCGACTACAGGCGGCGGCGCGAGATACTCTCGCAGCGGCGCGAGGGGCGTTTCCGCCGGGGCATCGGCATCTCCCTCGGCCTCCACGGAGGCGGTTTTACCGGCTCCGGCGAGGCGAATATGGGAACGACGGCGAAGATGACTTTTGACGGAGATAAATTCCGTATATACACGAGCAGCACGGAGATGGGGCAGGGGGCCTCGACGGTGCTGCCGATGGTGGCCGCCGAGGCGCTGGGGGTCGAGATTGACGACGTCATCTATGTGGAGCCGGATACCCGATGCACGCCGAATACCGGCCCGACCGTCGCCTCCCGCACCACGATGTACGCGGGCAAGGCTGTGCAGGACGCCTGCGGGAACCTTAAAATGTCGATAGAGGACGGCGGCGCGCCGCTCTCCGGCACGGCGCTGATCGCCGCGGCCAGGGAGTATCTGGCAAAAAATGGGCGTGCCGAAGCGCTCGGCTATAACATTTTTAACGACGGGCAGAGCTGGGACGAGGAAAAGTTCTCCGGCGACGCCTATCACGGCTACGCCTGGATAGCGAACGCCGTGGAAATAGAGCTTGACATGGATACCTACGAGGCGACACCGCTCTCCGCGGCGGTCGCGGCGGAGGTAGGGCGCGCGATAAATCCGATGCAGGCGAAAGCTCAGCTGACAGGCGGCGTGCTTCAGGCTTTCGGCTGGGCGCACATCGAAGACCTTGGCGTGGACGCGAAGGGGCGCTATACGGCGGCGCATATGAACGCCTATCTGGTGCCTACGACGCTCGATACGCCGGAGTGGAAGGTGGCCCTGCTTGAAGATCCCTGTCCCGCCGGATGCTACGGCGCTAAGGGGCTCGGCGAGCTGCCGTGCGACGCGGGAGCGGCAGCCTTCGCCGCCGCGATAGACCACGCCGCGCAGATATTCTCGCACCGCGTCCCGATGACAGGAGAGAGGATCTTCGAGGCGATAGAAAAGAGAGATAACGGTGGTGAATAG
- a CDS encoding RidA family protein, giving the protein MSKEIISTPNAPAAIGPYSQAVKAGGFLYLSGQIPLDPQTMAVVPGCVACQTEQALKNMSAVLESQGLTTDDVVKTTVFIKDMNDFAKVNEVYAKYFAKNAPARSCVEVARLPKDVLVEVEAVAVCK; this is encoded by the coding sequence ATGTCAAAAGAAATCATCAGCACCCCCAACGCTCCAGCGGCGATCGGCCCCTATTCGCAGGCGGTAAAGGCCGGCGGGTTCCTCTACCTTTCGGGACAGATACCCCTTGACCCGCAGACGATGGCCGTCGTTCCCGGCTGCGTCGCCTGCCAGACCGAACAGGCGCTCAAGAATATGAGCGCCGTGCTCGAGAGCCAGGGACTGACGACCGACGACGTCGTCAAGACGACCGTTTTCATCAAGGACATGAACGATTTCGCGAAGGTCAACGAGGTTTACGCTAAGTACTTCGCGAAGAACGCTCCCGCGCGCTCATGCGTCGAAGTGGCGCGTCTGCCGAAAGACGTTCTGGTGGAGGTAGAGGCCGTCGCCGTCTGTAAGTAA
- the ssnA gene encoding putative aminohydrolase SsnA, which produces MLLVGNGALITRDPENPFIKDGCVAINGTSINSVGATAEMRAKYPAAKFIDAKGGLIMPGFINSHMHFYSTFSRGMNVPGEPAQDFSGVLEKLWWRLDKALTLRDCYYSAITALVDAVKCGCTTVIDHHASPHAVSGSLCEVAKAAREAGIRTSTCYEVSDRDGQKIAYEGIKENIAFLDWAERENDPMISGKFGLHASFTLSDQTLEKCREAMNGRRDGFHVHVAEGPSDEADCAAKYGKRIVERFNDFGLTGPSSIFVHCIHIDDGERALLKETGTAVAHNPESNMGNAVGAAKITELMAGGITLGLGTDGYVCDMLQSYKMGNALCKHASRHPNSGWGELPAMLFGNNAEIAERAFPVKLGKLKDGYAADVIVLDYSAPTELSDKNINGHLLFGASARSVVTTIANGKILMKDRKLTELDAEEIYAKARERAKEVWKRL; this is translated from the coding sequence ATGCTGTTAGTCGGCAACGGAGCTTTGATAACCCGCGACCCGGAGAATCCCTTCATAAAAGACGGCTGCGTCGCGATCAACGGGACATCGATAAATTCGGTCGGCGCCACGGCAGAGATGCGCGCGAAATACCCGGCGGCAAAGTTCATAGACGCCAAGGGCGGCCTCATCATGCCGGGATTCATCAACAGCCACATGCACTTCTACAGCACCTTCTCACGCGGCATGAACGTTCCCGGAGAACCGGCGCAGGACTTCTCCGGCGTGCTGGAAAAACTCTGGTGGCGGCTCGACAAGGCGCTCACGCTGCGCGACTGCTATTACAGCGCCATAACGGCGCTCGTCGACGCGGTGAAGTGCGGCTGCACCACCGTTATCGACCATCACGCGAGCCCTCACGCGGTGAGCGGCAGCCTCTGCGAGGTGGCGAAAGCGGCGCGTGAGGCGGGCATACGCACCTCCACCTGTTACGAGGTCTCCGACCGCGACGGGCAGAAGATCGCCTATGAGGGCATCAAGGAAAACATCGCCTTCCTGGACTGGGCGGAACGCGAGAACGACCCGATGATTTCAGGCAAATTCGGCCTGCACGCCTCCTTTACTCTATCCGACCAGACACTTGAAAAGTGCCGCGAGGCGATGAACGGACGGAGGGACGGCTTCCACGTCCATGTCGCAGAGGGACCGTCGGACGAGGCCGACTGCGCCGCCAAATACGGCAAACGCATCGTGGAGAGGTTTAATGATTTCGGACTCACGGGGCCTAGTTCCATCTTCGTCCACTGCATCCATATCGACGACGGGGAGCGCGCCCTGCTCAAAGAGACCGGCACCGCCGTCGCGCATAACCCCGAATCGAACATGGGCAACGCCGTCGGCGCGGCGAAGATAACGGAGCTCATGGCCGGCGGAATAACGCTGGGGCTGGGCACCGACGGCTACGTCTGCGACATGCTGCAATCCTATAAGATGGGCAACGCCCTCTGCAAACACGCCTCCCGGCATCCCAACTCCGGCTGGGGCGAGCTGCCGGCGATGCTCTTCGGGAACAACGCGGAGATCGCGGAGCGGGCTTTCCCCGTAAAGCTCGGCAAACTCAAGGACGGCTATGCCGCCGACGTGATCGTGCTCGACTACAGCGCCCCGACGGAGCTCTCCGATAAAAACATCAACGGTCATCTGCTCTTTGGGGCCTCGGCGCGCAGCGTCGTCACCACGATCGCGAACGGCAAGATCCTCATGAAGGATCGCAAACTGACCGAGCTCGACGCCGAAGAGATATACGCCAAAGCACGCGAGCGCGCGAAAGAGGTCTGGAAGAGACTGTAA
- the hydA gene encoding dihydropyrimidinase, producing MSVLIKNGIIGTAERSFRGDLLIEDEKIAAVGGSLYCGGAEVIDAAGRYLLPGGVDPHTHVMLRAGENSVSDGFAAATRAALFGGTTSVVEHPGFTAEEDPLARAVELTVAEGEGRSYTDFGVHLVFRRYNGNIARELPGLVSEGFPTGKVYTTYAGRLTDEEIFPLMLRMKEAGGLLFYHCENDAITNGLAAGFQRELPVSCLCWPKSRPDYCEAEAVKRVLALSRAAEVPAYIVHLSTKAALDEVILARRAGQKVYVESCPQYLTLTDKCYEKENGLDYVMAPPLRSRGDCNRLWRALAQGDIDTVGTDHCSFSRADKTRLGAENVFLSPGGIPGIETRMELLFSEGVMKNRLSLERFVAVTATNPAAILGLDGKGRIEEGADADLILIDPAKSKRLSVDTLHQQVDYTPYEGITVTGCVTDVWLRGRHLIRDGALAESVPRGKFVKRAPARG from the coding sequence ATGTCTGTATTGATAAAAAATGGGATAATCGGAACGGCGGAGCGTTCATTTCGCGGAGACCTGCTCATAGAGGATGAAAAGATCGCCGCCGTCGGCGGCTCGTTGTACTGCGGCGGCGCCGAGGTGATCGACGCCGCGGGCCGTTATCTGCTGCCGGGCGGCGTCGACCCGCATACGCATGTGATGCTGCGGGCCGGTGAGAACAGTGTCTCCGACGGGTTCGCGGCGGCGACGCGCGCGGCGCTTTTCGGAGGCACGACCTCCGTTGTCGAGCACCCTGGTTTTACCGCGGAGGAAGACCCTCTTGCCAGGGCCGTCGAACTGACCGTCGCCGAAGGCGAAGGCCGCTCCTATACGGATTTCGGCGTGCATCTCGTATTCCGGCGCTATAACGGGAATATCGCGCGGGAGCTGCCGGGGCTTGTCTCCGAGGGCTTCCCGACCGGAAAAGTCTATACCACCTACGCCGGGAGGCTCACGGACGAGGAGATATTTCCGCTGATGCTGAGGATGAAGGAGGCCGGCGGACTGCTCTTCTACCATTGCGAGAACGACGCGATAACGAACGGCCTCGCGGCGGGATTTCAGAGGGAGCTGCCGGTCTCATGTCTCTGCTGGCCAAAGAGCCGCCCCGATTATTGCGAGGCGGAGGCGGTGAAGCGCGTACTCGCGCTCTCGCGGGCCGCCGAGGTGCCGGCCTATATAGTCCATCTTTCGACGAAGGCCGCGCTTGACGAGGTGATCCTCGCGCGCCGCGCGGGTCAGAAGGTATATGTTGAGAGCTGTCCGCAGTACCTGACGCTGACCGATAAATGCTACGAAAAAGAGAACGGCCTTGATTACGTGATGGCCCCGCCGCTGCGCAGCCGGGGCGACTGCAACCGCCTCTGGCGCGCCCTCGCGCAGGGCGACATCGACACGGTCGGCACCGACCACTGTTCCTTCAGCCGCGCCGACAAAACGCGTCTGGGCGCGGAAAATGTTTTCCTGAGCCCAGGAGGGATACCGGGGATCGAGACGCGCATGGAGCTGCTTTTCTCCGAGGGCGTGATGAAAAACCGCCTCTCGCTGGAGCGGTTCGTCGCCGTCACCGCGACGAATCCCGCCGCGATCCTCGGACTGGACGGCAAAGGACGGATAGAAGAGGGGGCCGACGCGGACCTGATACTTATCGACCCCGCGAAGAGCAAGCGGCTTTCCGTCGATACGCTGCACCAGCAGGTCGACTATACGCCTTACGAGGGCATCACCGTCACCGGCTGCGTGACCGACGTCTGGCTGCGCGGGAGGCATCTGATAAGGGATGGCGCGCTGGCCGAGAGCGTCCCGCGGGGAAAATTCGTAAAAAGAGCTCCCGCGCGCGGATGA
- the sdaAA gene encoding L-serine ammonia-lyase, iron-sulfur-dependent, subunit alpha — MLKAVEKIIKLADEKKISFPEAVLLLDAAETGVPAEEIRGRMAERLADMRRSVREACANTVPCRIEPPMGPKLRAYQEPMAGDFILAASATAMEVASYNATMGRIVAAPTAGSCGIIPGMLFAWEFFRGEGKDTEAMLIDALITAGAVGEVTAFRATLAGADGGCQAECGAAAAMGAAALAFLQGGTPAMCAHAAAMTFKSVLGLACDPVGGLVECPCIKRNGILVANGTLCADMALAGIESVIPLDEVIDSMGQIGRMMAPALRETSQGGLAVTQAAAELMRDRTDRIGG, encoded by the coding sequence ATGCTCAAAGCCGTTGAAAAGATCATAAAGCTTGCCGACGAGAAAAAGATCAGCTTCCCGGAGGCGGTCCTTCTCCTTGACGCCGCGGAGACCGGCGTCCCCGCGGAAGAGATAAGGGGCAGGATGGCGGAGCGCCTTGCCGACATGCGCCGCAGCGTCCGCGAAGCCTGCGCCAATACGGTGCCCTGCCGCATAGAGCCGCCGATGGGGCCAAAACTGCGCGCCTATCAGGAACCGATGGCGGGAGATTTTATTCTCGCCGCCTCCGCGACGGCGATGGAGGTCGCCTCCTATAACGCGACGATGGGGCGCATCGTCGCGGCCCCGACCGCGGGCAGCTGCGGAATAATCCCGGGGATGCTTTTCGCCTGGGAATTTTTTCGCGGCGAAGGCAAGGACACCGAGGCGATGCTGATCGACGCGCTGATAACGGCGGGCGCGGTCGGCGAAGTGACGGCCTTTCGCGCGACGCTCGCGGGAGCGGACGGCGGCTGCCAGGCCGAGTGCGGCGCGGCGGCGGCGATGGGCGCGGCGGCGCTCGCCTTTTTGCAGGGCGGTACGCCCGCGATGTGCGCGCACGCCGCCGCGATGACATTTAAATCGGTGCTCGGTCTGGCCTGCGACCCCGTCGGCGGCCTCGTCGAATGCCCCTGCATCAAGCGCAACGGCATTCTTGTGGCTAACGGCACGCTCTGCGCCGATATGGCGCTCGCGGGGATCGAGTCGGTGATCCCGCTTGACGAAGTTATCGACTCGATGGGACAGATAGGCCGGATGATGGCGCCCGCTCTGCGCGAGACCTCTCAGGGAGGGCTTGCGGTGACGCAGGCGGCCGCCGAGCTGATGAGGGACAGAACGGACAGGATCGGAGGCTGA